A genome region from Hymenobacter tibetensis includes the following:
- a CDS encoding response regulator encodes MSDAKTILIAEDSSVILNLTKKILELQKYRIVSAKNGGEVLKQVESQPIDCVLMDINIPVKDGMECTREIRAHHDERISKIPIIAITGNANNYSMEQFREAGVTDYLPKPLDFDALVRVVKQYVG; translated from the coding sequence ATGAGCGACGCGAAAACAATACTGATTGCCGAAGACAGCTCCGTTATTCTGAATCTGACCAAGAAGATTCTCGAGCTCCAGAAATACCGCATTGTGTCGGCCAAGAATGGTGGTGAAGTCCTTAAGCAAGTGGAAAGCCAGCCTATTGACTGCGTGCTGATGGATATTAACATTCCAGTGAAAGATGGTATGGAGTGCACCCGCGAAATCCGGGCCCATCATGACGAGCGGATTTCTAAAATTCCAATCATTGCTATTACGGGCAACGCCAACAACTACTCTATGGAGCAGTTCCGCGAAGCCGGCGTAACCGATTATTTACCGAAGCCGCTTGACTTTGATGCACTGGTACGCGTTGTGAAGCAGTACGTTGGGTAA